The bacterium Unc6 genome includes a region encoding these proteins:
- a CDS encoding recombination protein RecR — protein MTQCSLFKKVVEEFKKMPGIGQKSAERLTLYILSLSEEEADMLASLISDVRRKKKYCKVCNNLCEEDICPVCADIRRDTSVICVVEQPMDVIAIEKSKAYNGLYHVLWGKLSPLDGIGSSGIKANGILDRINNSSTKEIIIATSSDTGGQTTALYICHILKDKNIRISRIAQGLPVGTSLEYVDQPTIACALKGRIQIDRCTG, from the coding sequence ATGACACAGTGCAGTTTATTTAAAAAGGTTGTTGAGGAATTTAAAAAGATGCCGGGCATCGGACAGAAAAGTGCAGAAAGACTTACCCTGTATATTCTTTCTCTTTCAGAAGAAGAGGCTGATATGCTTGCAAGTTTGATAAGTGATGTGAGAAGAAAAAAGAAATATTGCAAGGTCTGCAACAATCTCTGTGAGGAAGATATCTGTCCTGTATGTGCAGATATAAGAAGGGATACCTCTGTTATATGTGTTGTTGAACAGCCTATGGATGTTATTGCAATAGAAAAGTCAAAAGCTTATAACGGACTGTACCATGTGCTTTGGGGAAAACTCTCTCCTCTTGACGGTATTGGAAGTTCAGGTATAAAAGCGAATGGAATTTTAGACCGTATCAACAACAGCAGCACCAAAGAAATTATCATTGCAACATCATCAGATACAGGGGGGCAGACAACCGCACTTTATATCTGTCATATCCTTAAAGATAAAAATATAAGAATTTCAAGGATTGCACAAGGGTTGCCGGTTGGCACAAGTCTTGAATATGTGGATCAACCCACAATAGCCTGTGCGCTAAAAGGAAGAATACAGATAGATAGATGTACAGGGTAA
- a CDS encoding GTP cyclohydrolase I FolE, giving the protein MVDKQKIEKGVLLILEGIGEDIERPDLKETPRRVAQMYEEIFSGISKDPAKEVSVFLAVGHDEIILVRDLPLYSVCEHHLLPFTGKAHLGYIPDGNRVTGISKIAKVVEVLSKRPQVQERLTTSIADVLMKRLKPKGVIVVIEAEHFCMSMRGIKKPGAVTVTSAVRGIFRTNYKTRAEALSLMGRQ; this is encoded by the coding sequence ATGGTGGATAAACAAAAAATAGAAAAAGGTGTTCTACTTATACTTGAAGGAATAGGCGAGGACATAGAAAGGCCTGACTTAAAAGAAACCCCCAGAAGGGTTGCCCAGATGTATGAGGAGATATTTTCAGGCATTTCAAAGGATCCTGCAAAAGAGGTTTCTGTTTTTCTTGCAGTAGGCCACGATGAAATTATATTAGTAAGAGATTTACCCCTGTATTCTGTATGCGAGCATCATCTTCTGCCTTTTACCGGAAAAGCGCATCTTGGATATATACCTGATGGCAATCGTGTAACAGGGATTAGCAAAATTGCGAAGGTTGTTGAGGTTTTAAGCAAAAGACCTCAGGTTCAGGAAAGACTTACCACAAGTATTGCAGATGTGCTTATGAAGAGGCTAAAACCAAAAGGGGTTATCGTTGTTATTGAAGCAGAACATTTTTGCATGTCAATGAGAGGCATTAAAAAACCCGGTGCAGTCACAGTGACAAGTGCAGTAAGAGGGATATTCAGGACAAATTATAAGACAAGGGCAGAAGCATTGAGTCTTATGGGAAGGCAGTAA
- a CDS encoding TIGR00159 family protein: protein MIENLFAIMKDFYRPVLEIIILWFVLYHVIIFTRGTGGIYALRGLLLLVAFLFITKLFGLHTLNWALTQILSISVVGFLIIFQPELRKGLVKLGLDSLVVKTSKMQSIRIIEKIADAAFKLSKEKQGGLIVLEREADLSSYAENGVILESMVSQEILQSIFIPAGPLHDGGVLIRGERIVAAACLFPLSSDVTLSKTMGTRHRAAMGLSEETDAIVIVVSEKTGRVSVVIHGHMQTVSDTESLVEILKKRLGIQIRKGILG from the coding sequence ATGATTGAAAACCTGTTTGCTATTATGAAGGACTTTTACAGGCCTGTTCTTGAGATAATTATCCTGTGGTTTGTTTTGTATCATGTAATTATCTTTACAAGAGGCACAGGCGGAATCTATGCCTTGCGTGGGTTGTTATTGCTCGTTGCATTTCTTTTTATAACAAAGTTGTTTGGGCTCCATACATTGAACTGGGCCTTAACACAGATCCTGTCTATCTCTGTTGTCGGATTTCTTATTATTTTTCAACCTGAATTAAGAAAAGGACTTGTAAAATTGGGTCTGGATTCTTTAGTAGTTAAAACTTCAAAAATGCAATCTATCAGAATAATAGAAAAGATAGCAGATGCTGCTTTTAAGTTATCTAAAGAAAAACAGGGGGGACTTATTGTTCTTGAAAGAGAAGCGGACCTTTCTTCATATGCTGAAAATGGAGTTATATTAGAAAGCATGGTTTCACAAGAAATTCTTCAGTCAATATTTATCCCTGCAGGTCCCTTGCATGACGGAGGAGTTCTTATAAGAGGAGAACGCATTGTTGCGGCTGCGTGTTTATTTCCTTTATCCAGTGATGTAACTCTTTCAAAAACTATGGGAACAAGACACAGGGCCGCTATGGGGCTTTCTGAAGAAACAGATGCAATTGTTATTGTTGTATCTGAAAAAACAGGCAGGGTTTCTGTTGTCATACATGGGCATATGCAGACTGTTTCTGATACAGAGTCACTTGTGGAGATTTTGAAGAAAAGATTAGGGATACAGATACGCAAGGGAATATTAGGATAA
- a CDS encoding [acyl-carrier-protein] S-malonyltransferase — protein sequence MEKMGFLFPGQGAQYRGMGKRFYEASKSSRRIFNIASDMLKFDVARMCFEGDEDELSSTKNSQPAILTSSIACLRFLQEKNKEALQAPVISVAGLSLGEYSALVCADVIRFEDAVYIVRKRGEFMEEESLQNPGGMLSLLGSDLNTVKQLCEKTGLEIAVLNCPGQIVVSGTEGSIKLALEQSKDSGIKKVVRLKTSGPFHCSKMKTAADRLKILLDKIQMQKPKYKFICNASAQWVDEPEKIKDALTRQVHHPVLWENSMLEMERQGFLNFIELSPGKVLKNLAQRICSNFNVESMDEEWLSSPVRMKYD from the coding sequence GTGGAAAAAATGGGTTTTTTATTCCCCGGACAGGGCGCCCAGTACAGAGGGATGGGGAAAAGATTTTATGAGGCATCTAAATCTTCAAGGAGGATATTTAATATTGCATCAGATATGCTTAAATTTGATGTTGCAAGAATGTGTTTTGAAGGAGATGAGGATGAACTTTCAAGCACAAAAAACAGTCAGCCTGCAATCCTCACCTCAAGTATAGCCTGTTTAAGATTTCTTCAAGAAAAGAATAAAGAAGCATTACAGGCACCTGTTATATCCGTTGCAGGTTTAAGTTTGGGTGAATATTCTGCGCTTGTATGTGCCGATGTTATAAGGTTTGAAGATGCAGTCTATATTGTCCGAAAAAGGGGGGAATTTATGGAAGAAGAGTCTTTGCAAAATCCAGGCGGTATGCTTTCTTTGCTTGGTTCTGACCTGAACACAGTAAAACAGTTATGTGAAAAAACAGGTTTAGAGATTGCAGTCTTAAATTGTCCTGGCCAGATTGTTGTTTCTGGAACAGAAGGCTCAATAAAATTGGCCCTTGAACAATCAAAAGATTCAGGCATTAAAAAAGTTGTCCGACTTAAAACAAGCGGGCCCTTTCATTGTTCAAAAATGAAAACAGCAGCAGACAGGCTAAAGATACTTCTTGATAAAATTCAAATGCAGAAACCAAAATATAAATTTATATGCAATGCTTCTGCCCAATGGGTTGATGAACCTGAGAAGATAAAAGATGCGCTTACCCGGCAGGTCCATCATCCTGTGTTATGGGAGAATTCTATGTTAGAAATGGAAAGGCAGGGTTTTTTAAACTTCATTGAACTTTCGCCTGGGAAAGTATTGAAAAACCTTGCACAACGGATATGTTCCAATTTTAATGTTGAAAGTATGGATGAAGAGTGGCTCAGTTCACCTGTGAGGATGAAATATGATTGA
- a CDS encoding 3-deoxy-8-phosphooctulonate synthase gives MKPIAKIGDIIIGQGMPLLLIAGPCVLEDEDTALDIAYKVSSIARKFHLPYIFKASFDKANRTNIKSYRGPGIKKGLKILSNVKKKAGVKILSDIHSPEQASAVADVLDVIQIPAFLCRQTDLICRSAKTGKPINIKKGQFLAPWDVKNIVEKTKQCGAKDIMITERGTTFGYNNFVVDMRGFSQVRDFGVPVIFDGTHSVQLPGGKGICSGGQRQFVSGLCKAAVAAGCDGIFLEVHPQPDKSPCDGPSMLPLNNLEMLLDKLVKIHNIVNEKY, from the coding sequence ATGAAACCTATTGCAAAAATCGGTGATATTATTATTGGACAGGGTATGCCCCTTCTTCTTATCGCAGGGCCCTGTGTTCTTGAAGACGAAGATACAGCGCTGGATATTGCATATAAAGTATCTTCAATTGCAAGAAAATTTCACCTGCCATATATATTCAAGGCAAGTTTTGACAAGGCGAATAGAACAAACATAAAATCATACAGAGGACCAGGAATAAAAAAAGGATTAAAAATTCTTTCAAATGTAAAGAAAAAAGCAGGGGTTAAGATTTTAAGCGATATACATTCTCCCGAACAGGCATCTGCTGTTGCAGATGTTTTGGATGTTATTCAGATACCTGCGTTTCTTTGCAGACAGACAGACTTAATCTGCAGGTCTGCAAAAACAGGAAAACCAATAAATATTAAAAAGGGACAGTTTCTTGCTCCCTGGGATGTTAAAAATATTGTAGAAAAAACAAAACAATGCGGTGCAAAAGACATAATGATTACAGAAAGAGGAACAACATTCGGTTATAATAATTTTGTGGTTGATATGAGAGGATTTTCTCAAGTGAGGGATTTTGGTGTTCCTGTTATATTTGATGGAACACACAGTGTTCAACTTCCAGGCGGGAAAGGAATCTGTTCCGGCGGGCAAAGACAGTTTGTATCTGGATTATGTAAAGCGGCAGTTGCAGCAGGATGTGATGGTATATTTTTAGAGGTCCATCCGCAACCTGATAAGTCTCCCTGTGATGGACCCAGTATGTTGCCACTAAATAATCTTGAAATGTTGCTTGATAAACTTGTAAAAATACACAATATTGTAAATGAAAAATACTAA